The following coding sequences lie in one Arachis hypogaea cultivar Tifrunner chromosome 4, arahy.Tifrunner.gnm2.J5K5, whole genome shotgun sequence genomic window:
- the LOC112797059 gene encoding chlorophyll synthase, chloroplastic — MRTYIAIKKPSPFSFALSLSLFQKSKHKKNLVHKSSMASLLKIFSVSPRTSLSSSSSTTTVHSRPPLAPFFPPSFTRRRIAIRAAGNQVDEPNQQTKTGSSFNQLLGIKGAAQETNKCKVRLQLTKPVTWPPLIWGVACGAAASGNFHWDFEDVAKSIVCMMMSGPFLMGYTQTMNDWYDREIDAINEPYRPIPSGAISENEVIAQIWFLLLGGLTLAGILDIWAGHASPTIFDLALGGSLVSYIYSAPPFKLKRNGWIGNLALGASYISLPWLAGQALFGTLSADIIFLTLLYSIAGFGVGIVNDFKSVEGDRAHGLQSIPVAFGAETAKWISVGAIDITQLLIVGYLLGAGKPYHALALLLLTVPQVIFQFQYFLKDPEKYDVKYQASAQPFLVLGMLVTALASCH, encoded by the exons ATGAGAACATACATTGCCATCAAAAAGCCAAGTCCTTTCTCATTTGCTCTGTCTTTGTCTCTGTTTCAAAAGTCCAAACACAAAAAAAACCTCGTACATAAATCTTCAATGGCGTCCCTACTCAAAATATTTTCGGTTTCACCAAgaacatcattatcatcatcatcatctaccaCAACTGTTCATTCTCGACCTCCTCTTGCACCATTTTTCCCTCCCTCATTCACTA GGAGGAGAATAGCCATTAGAGCAGCTGGAAATCAAG TTGATGAACCTAACCAACAAACTAAAACCGGTTCAAGCTTCAATCAACTTCTTGGTATTAAAGGAGCAGCCCAAGAAACT AACAAATGTAAGGTTCGTCTTCAACTCACAAAACCTGTGACTTGGCCTCCATTAATTTGGGGGGTAGCTTGTGGTGCTGCTGCCTCTG GAAATTTCCACTGGGATTTTGAGGATGTTGCTAAATCAATTGTGTGCATGATGATGTCTGGTCCATTTCTCATGGGATATACACAG ACTATGAATGATTGGTATGACAGAGAAATTGATGCAATAAATGAACCTTACAGACCAATTCCTTCTGGAGCAATATCTGAGAATGAG GTAATAGCTCAAATATGGTTTCTGCTACTAGGAGGCCTAACCTTGGCTGGTATATTGGACATATGG GCAGGGCATGCTTCTCCTACAATATTTGATCTTGCACTAGGTGGATCTCTGGTCTCTTATATATATTCTGCACCTCCTTTTAAG TTAAAACGAAATGGATGGATAGGAAACCTGGCCCTTGGAGCAAGTTACATCAGTTTGCCATG GTTGGCTGGTCAGGCTTTGTTTGGGACTCTATCAGCAGATATAATTTTTCTCACACTATTATACAGCATAGCTGGA TTTGGGGTTGGTATTGTCAATGACTTCAAAAGTGTGGAAGGGGACAGAGCTCATGGTCTTCAG TCTATTCCAGTTGCTTTTGGTGCTGAAACAGCAAAGTGGATATCTGTTGGGGCTATTGACATTACACAATTACTTATTGTTG GATATCTACTTGGGGCTGGTAAACCATATCACGCTTTGGCTTTACTCCTCTTGACAGTTCCACAAGTCATTTTTCAG TTCCAGTACTTCCTCAAGGACCCTGAGAAATACGATGTTAAATATCAG GCTAGTGCACAGCCATTTCTGGTACTTGGCATGTTGGTGACTGCTCTTGCAAGTTGCCACTGA